The following coding sequences are from one Schizosaccharomyces osmophilus chromosome 1, complete sequence window:
- the tea3 gene encoding cell end marker Tea3: MSLDSDIDAKSSTPSLYSQSWSVPKVFEEEAGNDRSTSFTNGDCDFSCAPDLINERYLYFYCSHGKIPSKTFVSLDLETYKARFIELDVDLEWSKYSPSLVCYKNNLVLFGKRKTDDEERNHQNDFLLNIVGGNFQNCDIMKIDDFSFSSRHGYSLDTLDTNIFLFGGIVNEEYSNDILVMNLQGLPISPKSYFTDKENALRWSELPLQSSSPPGRCNHATTMIGNKLIVHGGKNKTGLLGDLWLLDLDTMSWTEIRPVGGFPCPREGHKFVPLGNKFYMYGGFDENQVIRNELWCFNLDKQCWLRTKGPSIAEGNARFLTMNSCNDRLFLTFFRKMLNSYHFHCYECDPTRLSWNNMDAYGLPVFNHVRMNSSNTFNYTIPLGKINTSHTKNRSNASFNFYDYMEPSHKTVKSLGHRHYGSLDEQGLEYLKGKKRNSLHHRRNSDNLSLREFGQSSPFAYDVDKTITSLPIAYDEEEDNMDNQSFLSVPDYVSNRSTDLQTFNFSSTDDRIAWLEEQLLFCMTQGYALKPPGHLREKYSKGIHIHSQPLKMLESLHVMEEELSKTEFEFNRNACNMISENAQLLAEKDAAQSSVEFHIKLLQESNINSLTRMLSERVHTLEIDVQHSLAEATFYYQGYNELKQKVEELQCMNSIMRNHQAELNENYEKLHSVFEEDDIRVGLLQTENNLLKLDVSRLSQDSLDCQSKCQTLEYDNYELETKLIELCDRMEMQTNVVEASASALDVSNTAILSFEDSLRREKEENKLLQENCLSLTYKNSRLNAEVERLQLENKENQKVTDQVRSDGTYLKSIIQNGLSKLLSSDGETKKILQDSPRASQKITHLESRLVDIQQSFGKQQSNFENTIQELVFSQRKCTEMKHAYSSAVAEKGHLLSQMGDFTDASKAKESESQRALSGSKLSQINNHPASSKVNSFDRLLHQRHSSSNENPEEKINALSVNDEANVDDSMFKKYQRSYNNLISAEPLTMSRQQKTLHRLNLGLEDQKKQLIDTPNAFSNGFNQTVVNGNQGRNVNQLQSTTGDYYANRIKQLEDDYQQALTFANCSDESFQQLNYNFI, translated from the coding sequence atgAGCTTGGATTCTGATATAGACGCGAAATCGTCCACTCCTTCTCTATACAGCCAGTCATGGAGTGTTCCTAAGGTCTTCGAGGAGGAAGCTGGAAACGATAGAAGTACCAGTTTTACAAATGGTGATTGTGATTTTTCTTGTGCGCCAGACTTAATAAACGAAAGATATTTGTACTTTTACTGCAGTCATGGAAAAATaccttcaaaaacatttgTATCATTGGATCTTGAAACTTACAAAGCAAGATTTATAGAGCTTGATGTAGATCTTGAATGGTCAAAATACAGTCCATCACTCGTCTGTTATAAAAACaatcttgttttatttggTAAACGAAAAACAGACGATGAGGAGAGGAATCATCAAAATGATTTTCTGCTAAATATTGTCGGGggaaattttcaaaactgTGACATTATGAAAATTGACgacttttcgttttcttcacGACACGGTTACTCTTTGGATACACTAGATactaatatttttttattcgGTGGAATTGTAAACGAAGAGTATTCAAATGACATACTTGTTATGAATCTTCAAGGGCTCCCTATTTCTCCAAAAAGTTACTTCACggataaagaaaatgccCTTAGGTGGTCCGAATTACCTCTTCAATCATCTTCACCGCCTGGCCGCTGCAACCACGCTACAACGATGATAGGAAATAAACTAATCGTCCACGgaggaaaaaacaagacagGGCTTTTAGGAGATCTATGGCTTTTGGATTTAGATACCATGAGTTGGACTGAAATCCGACCTGTAGGCGGGTTTCCATGCCCAAGAGAAGGCCATAAATTCGTTCCTTTAGGAAACAAATTCTATATGTATGGTGGGTTTGATGAAAATCAAGTCATACGTAATGAATTATGGTGTTTTAATTTAGATAAGCAATGCTGGTTGCGAACTAAGGGCCCTTCCATTGCTGAAGGTAATGCGAGATTTCTTACCATGAATAGTTGTAATGACCGTCTCTTCCTAACATTCTTCCGCAAGATGCTTAATTCATATCACTTTCATTGTTATGAGTGCGATCCAACTCGCCTTTCTTGGAATAATATGGATGCTTATGGGTTACCTGTCTTTAATCATGTTAGAATGAACTCCTCCAATACATTTAATTATACGATTCCACTTGGAAAAATCAACACGAGTCATACAAAGAATCGCTCAAATGCATCGTTCAACTTCTACGATTACATGGAACCATCCCATAAAACGGTAAAGTCACTGGGACATAGACACTACGGGAGCTTGGATGAACAGGGACTGGAATatttgaaaggaaagaaaaggaactcTTTACATCATCGTCGAAATTCCGATAATCTTTCCCTTCGTGAATTTGGCCAAAGTAGTCCATTTGCATATGATGTTGATAAAACAATTACTTCTCTTCCTATTGCgtatgatgaagaagaagataaTATGGATAATCAATCGTTCTTAAGTGTACCAGACTATGTTTCTAATCGTTCTACAGATTTGCAAACCTTTAACTTCAGTAGTACGGACGATCGAATCGCATGGTTAGAAGAACAGCTACTTTTTTGTATGACCCAGGGTTACGCGCTCAAACCCCCTGGACATTTAAGAGAAAAGTATTCAAAAGGGATTCATATCCATTCTCAACCGTTGAAAATGCTTGAATCTTTACATGTTATGGAAGAGGAATTAAGCAAGACAGAATTCGAGTTTAACCGAAATGCTTGCAATATGATTAGTGAAAATGCTCAGTTGTTGGCGGAAAAGGATGCTGCGCAAAGCTCTGTTGAGTTTCATATAAAACTTCTCCAAGAAAGTAATATAAATAGCCTCACTCGAATGCTGAGCGAACGAGTGCATACGCTAGAGATTGATGTGCAGCATTCTTTAGCTGAGGCGACATTTTACTACCAAGGATACAATGAACTAAAACAGAAAGTCGAGGAATTGCAGTGTATGAATAGTATTATGAGGAATCATCAAGCAGAGCTTAATGAAAATTACGAAAAACTTCAttctgtttttgaagaagatgatatTAGAGTTGGATTGCTACAGACAGAAAACAATCTACTCAAACTAGATGTCAGCAGGCTCTCCCAGGACTCGTTAGATTGTCAATCAAAATGTCAAACTTTGGAGTACGATAATTACGAATTGGAAACAAAGTTGATCGAGTTATGCGACCGAATGGAAATGCAAACAAACGTAGTTGAAGCGTCTGCAAGTGCTCTAGACGTTTCGAATACCGCTATTCtatcttttgaagattcCCTTCGtagagaaaaggaagagaacAAgcttttacaagaaaactGCTTAAGCTTGACTTATAAAAATTCTCGCTTGAATGCAGAAGTAGAACGACTTCAGCTTGAAAATAAGGAGAATCAAAAAGTGACAGATCAGGTTCGTTCAGATGGAACATATTTGAAATCAATTATACAAAATGGATTGTCAAAGTTGCTTTCCTCGGATGGcgaaacaaagaaaatacttCAGGATTCCCCGAGAGCTAGCCAAAAAATTACACATCTTGAATCGCGACTAGTTGATATACAGCAGTCGTTTGGAAAGCAGCAGAGtaactttgaaaatacaATACAAGAACTGGTTTTTTcgcaaagaaaatgtacTGAAATGAAACATGCCTATTCATCAGCGGTCGCCGAAAAAGGTCACCTGCTCAGTCAGATGGGTGACTTCACAGACGCAAGTAAAGCCAAGGAATCGGAATCTCAGAGAGCATTATCTGGATCAAAGCTAAGTCAAATTAATAATCACCCAGCGTCTTCGAAAgttaattcttttgatcGACTTCTGCACCAGCGCCATTCCAgttcaaatgaaaatccTGAAGAGAAAATCAATGCACTTTCAGTCAATGATGAGGCTAATGTGGACGATTCtatgtttaaaaaatatcaGAGAAGCTataataatttaatttctGCAGAACCGTTGACCATGTCTCGTCAGCAAAAGACGCTTCATCGTTTGAATTTGGGATTAGAAGACCAAAAGAAGCAGCTTATCGATACTCCAAATGCCTTTTCAAATGGTTTCAACCAGACCGTCGTCAATGGCAACCAAGGGAGAAACGTTAACCAACTGCAATCCACGACTGGTGATTATTATGCTAATAGGATTAAACAACTAGAGGACGATTATCAGCAGGCATTAACATTTGCAAATTGCTCTGATGAATCGTTCCAACAGTTGAATTATAATTTCATATAG
- the pre5 gene encoding 20S proteasome complex subunit alpha 6 Pre5 produces MFRNQYDGDATTWSPQGRLHQVEYALEAIKQGSATVGIVSNTHAVLVALKRNAEELSSYQKKLIRIDDHLGIAIAGLAPDARVLSNYMKQEAMSSKTLFSRPIPVRRLLNRVAEKAQLNTQQYGNRPYGVGFLVIGYDESGPHLLEFQPSGLVLEYLGTGLGSRSQSARTYLERNLSTFATASREELILSALRALRDTLTKEQELTEDNVSISVVGKGEKYTLYDQANTKEWLEKLGERSTAAARATRTAEEPSAPTTEAILDSADAMETE; encoded by the exons ATGTTTAGAAATCAATATG ATGGAGATGCGACTACATGGAGCCCTCAAGGAAGACTTCATCAGGTTGAATATGCTCTCGAAGCAATAAAGCAAGGATCAGCAACTGTGGGAATCGTTTCCAATACACATGCTGTTCTGGTTGCTTTAAAG AGAAATGCTGAAGAACTTAGCAGctaccaaaagaaattgattcGCATTGATGATCACTTAGGCATTGCTATCGCTGGTTTAGCTCCAGATGCACGTGTATTGAG CAATTACATGAAACAGGAAGCAATGTCCTCAAAAACTCTCTTCAGCCGCCCTATTCCAGTCCGTCGTTTATTGAACCGTGTTGCTGAAAAAGCTCAGTTAAACACTCAACAATATGGTAACAGACCTTACGGTGTAGGCTTTTTAGTTATAGGATATGATGAATCTGGCCCTCATTTGCTGGAATTCCAACCTTCTGGCTTGGTATTGGAATATTTGGGTACCGGCTTGGGCTCACGCTCTCAATCCGCTCGTACCTATTTGGAGCGTAACCTAAGTACCTTTGCTACTGCATCTAGAGAAGAGCTTATTCTATCTGCATTAAGAGCACTTCGCGATACACTTACCAAAGAACAAGAGTTGACGGAAGACAATGTTTCCATTTCCGTTGTAGGAAAAGGTGAAAAGTATACGCTCTATGACCAAGCAAATACCAAGGAATGGCTTGAAAAATTGGGTGAGCGAAGTACAGCAGCTGCTCGTGCCACTAGAACAGCTGAAGAACCGTCTGCTCCCACTACGGAAGCCATCCTGGACTCTGCTGATGCTATGGAAACCGAGTAA
- the cld1 gene encoding mitochondrial cardiolipin-specific phospholipase Cld1: protein MSEAKVASANTAPASSMPHTLRMSWRQWRTESSSAYAKRCELEVLDSVDFIRENEKDPNRLVEIYDFPLHENEGLIHELCVSDKKTGKENKKNVVYLHGYGAGLGFFFQNIDELTKETTKTHNSYFIDWLGMGNSSRPPFKLKGANASERVHEAESFFVESLECWREKHKIESMSLVGHSLGGYLSTVYAMRYPDRIEKLILVSPVGVPECPYATYDDAEEYPSVTASALHAMTDDTPNTNVTNELLQSQDETSGKASPGSVKPRNPLPRWATFLWEQNITPFALLRYSGPLGPKLTSLWTSRRFSTLPENIAQALHSYCYSIFRLKGSSEYALGSLLAPGAFARKSIHNRLHRVKCRTIFMYGDKDWMDDIAGLKAVETLLQQNVEAEHHYILNAGHHCYLDNPKDFNSLVLKEILERK, encoded by the coding sequence ATGTCTGAAGCTAAAGTCGCTAGTGCGAATACTGCACCTGCTTCTTCCATGCCACATACGCTAAGAATGTCATGGAGACAGTGGCGCACAGAGAGCAGCTCGGCATATGCTAAAAGATGCGAGTTAGAGGTGTTAGATAGTGTTGATTTTATCcgtgaaaatgaaaaagaccCAAATAGGTTGGTTGAGATATATGATTTTCCTCTTCATGAGAATGAGGGCTTGATTCATGAACTCTGTGTCAGTGACAAGaaaacaggaaaagaaaataagaagaaTGTGGTTTATTTGCACGGATATGGAGCTGGacttggatttttttttcaaaacatcGATGAGTTaacgaaagaaacaacaaaaacgCACAACAGTTACTTTATCGATTGGCTGGGTATGGGTAACTCCTCTCGTCCACCATTTAAGCTTAAGGGAGCGAACGCGTCTGAGCGAGTGCACGAAGCCGAAAGTTTCTTTGTGGAATCGTTGGAATGCTGGCGTGAGAAACATAAAATCGAGAGCATGTCTCTTGTAGGCCATAGTCTTGGAGGATATCTAAGCACAGTTTATGCAATGCGCTATCCTGATCGAATTGAAAAACTGATTTTGGTAAGCCCAGTTGGTGTTCCAGAGTGTCCGTACGCGACTTATGACGACGCTGAAGAATATCCAAGCGTTACCGCCTCTGCACTTCATGCTATGACGGATGATACACCAAATACGAATGTAACAAACGAATTATTACAATCGCAAGACGAGACATCTGGAAAAGCCTCCCCTGGTTCTGTCAAGCCGAGGAATCCTCTTCCGAGATGGGCTACCTTTTTATGGGAGCAAAACATAACACCTTTCGCTCTCTTAAGATACAGTGGACCTCTGGGACCCAAGCTAACTAGCCTTTGGACTTCCAGACGCTTTTCGACTTTACCAGAGAATATAGCTCAAGCACTACATTCTTATTGCTATTCCATTTTTCGTTTGAAAGGCTCTAGTGAATACGCTCTTGGAAGTTTACTAGCACCTGGTGCTTTTGCGAGAAAGAGCATTCATAATCGATTGCATAGAGTTAAATGCCGAACCATTTTTATGTATGGCGATAAAGATTGGATGGACGATATAGCTGGTTTAAAAGCAGTCGAGACTTTATTGCAACAAAACGTTGAAGCTGAACATCATTATATATTAAACGCTGGCCATCACTGTTATTTAgataatccaaaagactTTAATTCGTTGGTTTTGAAAGAGATTCTTGAAAGAAAGTGA
- the trs120 gene encoding TRAPP II complex subunit Trs120 — MEFDFFSFVAPSRIQSLTRPFGRIKRHRFHTFLELLRRVSHIQLSDVPVGRATKKSSSFNPLAFPLGRIIYNFTTTLDDQQSLLEEYEYFRRIFVFIGVVDGSEEQDFSHLQSSLDAWQRRVPHASVAKCLIFDCPPESEAILQDPRFLLGPRSNSSVNSITRSILCDITAELLEEFSSLEFSLHARSVILSPITEMPHLAPLQRTNSFSSMHSPRSSTTTPISRTTSIPSVRSVSSVTERSKSLSKGRIENQLGQLYLLAGRLPNALKHFANAIAITKSTSDYLWQGLSLELFTVCLMLMAQLHIDVQIPHNIISMFPSYVDRFNEHGPLKLDFLFSFITETRNAIDQLYHKSTLQPNDSIPGLCFSESILRFSHLLTIVYICNGLTDVALNHIISQSPLRSSKSYSSYIPSKATIYLWIIRARGQHLNSLSIRENCRIYGAMANMLGTIGFHRQRSKMLREMLYNLTPAIIESRKQIASKSSTHPENVTMHTASSLDNIQTGIDILPLILEICEEFNLLRLDGTVLNPETTKWGWTSLQFDVLNELISFCEALSDYQTILKLISLFFMISPSYSTSAQQIFLYKTFRKTCLFASNLGISLQTPYWDPFMISDMQYSGHPDFEEPKLIHLKAPKTNSSQGRSPFIYNPFLKKSTDMQKTNILVADELVFFNVYLRNPFHFSVDIQEINLNAEGVEVKHSTCVTTLRPLTTEMISLSIIPLNAGTLNIRGCNVKVLGCESSVQYFYNKEKEKDALHISLEKMKRNFDEMRPTDVAKHEWNSIPELSIDLKSLNFQVIEKQPKLIVSSKKFSINNLNFAEYETGELMFTVENVSNTKATHVRISFEDSASKVYEQLKSDKNITADMLFELQHEEYQMPTFRVKNEQPFALEPGEKRKIHVNVIAKPISGEGTIIFESSCRNDDESIFYARHLKLPVALNLSKRITLSDWSVLPDMQKDPNYCMLLLNFYNHHSESLKVLLKKKETDVIESRFVKPKADHVFFLRLARFRISEEELSNDIPNLSFKQFVLSSGMKKSLENITALKRRFWVKQCLLEEIQASWESDDLNRHGQVYMKYHSLTDDMTRLLLLPSIQILPSLKQNGQTTSHVLPRKPFTLVLSFVSREENLRYKLSWVLLSRSSFTTIDRQKGLILDGPNEATLSDSEKTGTSLVAERNFLALTPGIYQIYISAKSESDDSPFSDCDVNEPLVLHAETS, encoded by the exons ATGgaatttgactttttctctttcgtAGCTCCATCTAGAATACAATCGCTGACCCGCCCATTTGGCAGAATCAAACGGCATCGCTTTCATACTTTCCTGGAACTGTTGCGTCGCGTCAGTCATATTCAGTTAAGTGATGTTCCTGTAGGCCGAGCGACGAAGAAAT CAAGCTCTTTCAATCCTTTAGCTTTCCCTTTAGGGCGCATTATTTATAACTTCACCACGACTCTAGATGATCAACAATCCTTATTAGAAGAATATGAGTATTTCCGAAGAATTTTTGTCTTCATCGGCGTAGTTGACGGGTCTGAAGAACAGGACTTTTCACATTTACAGTCGTCCTTAGATGCTTGGCAGCGTCGTGTTCCTCATGCTTCGGTAGCAAAGTGCCTTATTTTTGACTGTCCTCCAGAATCAGAAGCAATACTTCAAGATCCCCGATTTTTGCTTGGTCCACGAAGCAATTCGTCGGTAAACTCAATCACGAGATCGATTCTTTGTGACATTACAGCTGAATTATTAGAAGAATTTAGTTCGTTGGAGTTTTCCCTTCACGCTAGGTCAGTAATCTTATCCCCTATAACAGAAATGCCACATTTAGCTCCCTTACAGCGAACAAATTCTTTCTCCTCTATGCATAGTCCTCGTTCCTCAACCACTACTCCAATAAGCAGAACGACTTCCATACCTTCTGTTCGCTCTGTCTCTTCTGTAACGGAACGTTCCAAAAGCCTTTCCAAAGGTCGAATCGAGAATCAGTTAGGGCAACTGTATCTTTTGGCTGGGAGACTTCCTAATGCCTTAAAACACTTTGCTAATGCAATTGCAATCACAAAATCTACAAGTGATTATCTTTGGCAAGGATTATCTCTAGAATTGTTTACCGTGTGCTTGATGTTAATGGCTCAATTACATATCGATGTTCAAATTCCTCATAATATTATTAGCATGTTTCCGTCCTACGTCGATCGTTTCAATGAACATGGGCCTTTGAAGCTAgactttttgtttagcTTCATAACCGAAACACGAAATGCTATTGACCAACTTTATCACAAGTCCACCTTGCAACCTAATGATTCAATTCCCggactttgtttttctgaAAGCATCCTTCGATTCTCCCATCTTTTGACTATAGTTTACATATGCAACGGTCTTACCGATGTTGCTTTAAATCATATAATTTCTCAGTCTCCTTTACGCTCTTCGAAGTCTTATTCTTCTTACATTCCTAGTAAAGCAACTATTTATCTATGGATAATTCGAGCGCGTGGACAGCATTTAAACTCCCTTTCCATCCGCGAAAACTGCCGTATCTATGGTGCTATGGCAAATATGCTTGGTACAATAGGCTTTCACCGCCAACGATCTAAAATGTTACGTGAAATGCTGTACAACTTAACTCCGGCCATTATTGAAtcgagaaaacaaattgcttCAAAGAGTAGCACCCATCCTGAGAATGTTACCATGCATACTGCTTCTTCTCTAGATAATATTCAAACTGGTATCGATATCCTTCCTTTGATTTTAGAGATCTGCGAAGAATTTAATCTGTTACGGCTAGACGGTACAGTTTTGAACCCTGAAACAACCAAGTGGGGCTGGACATCTCTCCAGTTTGATGTTTTAAATGaacttatttctttctgtGAAGCATTGTCGGATTACCAGACAATACTCAAattaatttctttgttttttatgatttcaCCATCTTATTCTACTTCTGCTCAGcagatttttttatacaaaacTTTCAGAAAGACTTGTTTATTTGCTAGCAATTTAGGCATATCGCTTCAAACCCCCTATTGGGATCCATTTATGATTTCGGACATGCAGTATAGCGGGCATCCGGATTTCGAAGAGCCGAAGCTTATTCATTTGAAAGCGCCAAAAACGAATTCCTCTCAGGGTAGAAGcccttttatttataatccttttttaaaaaagagtACCGACATGCAAAAGACT aacaTCCTAGTAGCAGACGAgcttgtattttttaacGTCTATTTACGAAATCCTTTTCACTTTTCTGTGGATATTCAAGAAATTAACCTCAATGCTGAAGGGGTTGAAGTTAAACATTCGACGTGTGTGACTACCTTGCGACCATTAACTACGGAAATGATCAGCTTATCAATAATTCCTTTGAACGCAGGCACGCTAAACATACGTGGGTGTAATGTTAAAGTACTTGGGTGTGAATCGTCGGTACAATACTTTTAtaataaagagaaagaaaaagatgctTTGCATAtttcattggaaaaaatgaaacgCAACTTTGATGAAATGCGTCCCACTGATGTAGCAAAACATGAATGGAACAGTATACCCGAACTTTCTATAGATTTAAaatctttgaattttcaaGTCATTGAGAAACAGCCGAAATTGATAGTTTcctcaaaaaaattctcGATAAACAATCTTAATTTTGCCGAGTATGAAACTGGCGAGCTGATGTTTACCGTTGAGAACGTCTCTAATACAAAGGCCACACATGTTCGTATATCCTTCGAGGACAGCGCATCTAAAGTGTACGAACAACTTAAGTCAGACAAAAATATTACGGCTGATATGTTGTTTGAGCTTCAGCACGAGGAGTACCAAATGCCAACCTTCAGGGTTAAGAATGAGCAACCCTTTGCTCTTGAGCCAGgtgaaaaaagaaaaattcatGTTAACGTTATTGCAAAACCGATATCAGGGGAGGGTACCATTATCTTTGAGAGTAGTTGCCGAAACGATGATGAATCGATTTTTTATGCCAGACACTTAAAGTTACCTGTTGCTTTGAATCTGAGTAAAAGGATAACTCTCAGTGATTGGTCTGTGCTTCCGGACATGCAGAAGGATCCTAATTATTGTATGCTCTTGCTGAACTTTTATAACCATCATTCTGAGTCTCTGAAAGtccttttaaagaaaaaggaaacagaTGTAATAGAAAGCAGATTTGTGAAGCCTAAGGCTGACCACGTATTCTTTCTACGACTAGCACGCTTCCGTATCTCAGAGGAAGAGTTAAGTAACGACATTCCTAATCTTTCCTTTAAGCAGTTTGTTCTTTCAAGcggaatgaaaaaaagtcTCGAAAACATCACAGCCTTGAAGAGAAGATTTTGGGTAAAACAGTgtcttttggaagaaataCAGGCTTCCTGGGAAAGCGATGATCTAAATCGACATGGTCAAGTCTATATGAAGTATCATTCATTAACAGATGACATGACCCGATTACTATTGCTGCCTTCCATTCAAATATTACCGTCTTTAAAACAGAATGGACAAACGACTTCTCATGTTTTACCACGTAAGCCGTTTACGCTAGTATTATCGTTTGTCAGCCGTGAAGAAAACTTACGTTATAAATTATCCTGGGTGTTACTGAGTCGTAGTTCATTCACTACAATAGATAGACAAAAGGGATTAATTTTGGATGGCCCTAACGAGGCAACATTATCAGATTCAGAAAAGACAGGTACTTCCCTTGTTGCcgaaagaaactttttggCGCTTACCCCTGGGATTTACCAAATTTATATATCTGCAAAGTCAGAGAGCGATGATTCCCCTTTTTCTGATTGCGACGTCAATGAACCACTCGTGCTTCATGCCGAAACCAGCTAA